A DNA window from Actinomycetota bacterium contains the following coding sequences:
- a CDS encoding flippase — MLARLFVRLVSVPFLIYVAASLGPSLFGVFTFVMATVEMVSSLSDFGLSRYGTRAMVREDMDQARFAGILLTLQLFTSIVLGAIGLVVVLFVDPASPKLEVLLLGLLAVAISAFIYTSETVFTAMKQFAASAIFTVAGRLIYLAAGFVALGMGWSVVAIMWAFVASMVLESAIRMVYVALRVTPFSFRFHWPDVKTIAIGTLPFAATAISSLVYFRADTIILEVLKGDTAVGIYGAAYSFFSFFMWFPIVLSRALLPSLTAGFRDDPEEARLTSWYWYRATGVAGVAIAFATTVLAAPVITTLMGDAYAESIPTLQILIWTIPPLMMVSMSFNSLTVCDREKTGANTSVMSAITIVALDFALIPFFGTLGAAAAMVITTTLWEAWMHWLLVKHLLAPRNAMVKTFSMPFIGGALMAAAAITARPLGIAATLVAGLMVYAGAIMFIRFLERR, encoded by the coding sequence ATGCTAGCCAGGCTGTTCGTCCGCCTGGTTTCAGTGCCCTTCCTTATCTACGTGGCCGCCAGCCTCGGCCCGTCGCTGTTCGGTGTCTTCACTTTTGTCATGGCCACGGTGGAGATGGTCTCTTCCCTGAGTGATTTCGGTCTGTCCCGCTACGGTACCCGGGCTATGGTCAGGGAGGATATGGACCAGGCGCGCTTTGCTGGCATCCTCCTCACCCTGCAGTTGTTCACTTCGATCGTGCTCGGTGCGATCGGGCTGGTCGTGGTCCTGTTCGTCGATCCTGCGTCTCCAAAACTGGAAGTGTTGCTCCTTGGGCTGCTGGCTGTGGCTATCTCCGCTTTCATCTACACGAGCGAGACAGTCTTCACAGCGATGAAACAGTTCGCTGCCTCAGCTATCTTTACGGTAGCCGGGCGGCTGATCTACCTGGCGGCGGGCTTCGTCGCGCTGGGGATGGGATGGTCAGTGGTAGCCATCATGTGGGCTTTCGTAGCCAGCATGGTGCTGGAGTCGGCGATCAGGATGGTCTACGTGGCGCTCCGGGTCACGCCCTTCTCTTTCAGGTTTCACTGGCCGGATGTCAAAACGATCGCGATCGGCACCCTGCCGTTCGCGGCGACCGCCATCTCATCGCTGGTTTATTTCCGGGCGGACACAATCATCCTGGAGGTCCTGAAAGGCGACACCGCGGTGGGCATCTATGGCGCCGCCTATTCCTTCTTCTCCTTCTTCATGTGGTTCCCGATCGTGCTCAGCCGGGCCCTGCTTCCCAGTCTGACCGCCGGCTTCCGCGACGATCCAGAAGAAGCACGGCTCACCAGCTGGTACTGGTACCGGGCTACCGGTGTCGCCGGTGTTGCCATAGCCTTCGCCACGACAGTCCTCGCGGCGCCGGTCATAACCACTCTGATGGGAGACGCTTACGCGGAGTCGATCCCGACGCTGCAGATACTGATCTGGACGATCCCGCCGCTGATGATGGTCAGCATGAGCTTCAATTCCCTGACCGTCTGCGACCGCGAGAAGACAGGCGCCAACACGTCGGTGATGTCGGCCATCACGATCGTCGCCCTGGACTTCGCGCTCATCCCATTCTTCGGCACTCTCGGTGCCGCAGCGGCGATGGTGATCACTACCACGCTCTGGGAGGCCTGGATGCACTGGCTGCTGGTGAAGCACCTGCTGGCGCCCCGCAACGCCATGGTCAAGACCTTCTCGATGCCTTTCATCGGGGGCGCTTTGATGGCCGCAGCCGCCATCACTGCCAGGCCCCTGGGAATCGCGGCTACCCTCGTCGCAGGTCTAATGGTCTATGCCGGCGCCATCATGTTCATACGTTTCCTCGAACGGCGGTAG
- the asnB gene encoding asparagine synthase (glutamine-hydrolyzing) → MCGIAGIARKGGVGDADAIQAQKMGEIIRHRGPDDAGIRRGERYVFAHRRLSIIDLAHGHQPMGNEDGTVWLAYNGEVYNFMPLREELLAKGHVFQTRCDTEVIIHLYEEEGPACVERLNGMFAFALFDEQKQQVLLARDRAGIKPLYYSFDGSAVRFASEAKALVQTAPRLVSPDPRSLVDFFALSVIQEGRTAFEGISELLPAHVLIWDTRTQPRTTRYWQPSYATKTTLAGEELTGAVSALLTEAVESHLVSDVPVGTYLSGGLDSSVVSAIADDYINGLNTFSAGFIGEEKVDERVYAREMAASIGSRHHEVEVGPGNFLGNLRKIIWHMDEPTLSPGVYPYYFLCGLVADSVKVVLGGQGSDELFGGYPRYRMALLEKDMAGAFHHGRLVRLAGLLSEYRHRYGLGGLKNGLRRLNADDGRRIYEIVSGFHPRRLPGLFTDELKQKVAGYDPMGVFYESLSGCDSPDLIDNMLYNDFHNMLPSILRTEDRMSMAHSIESRVPFLDYRLVELAASIPSQLKVSGDEPKLILKEAARGKVPESIITRRKQGFSAPIDSWFMGALGGEVRGFLLDGPAANRGYFDRRYVDKVITRALEKKKDIWRVWSMVTFEMWCRIYADGEGPESPS, encoded by the coding sequence ATGTGTGGAATCGCAGGAATAGCCAGGAAGGGTGGGGTCGGCGACGCCGACGCGATCCAGGCGCAGAAGATGGGGGAGATCATCCGCCATCGGGGTCCTGACGACGCCGGCATCCGTCGCGGCGAGCGCTATGTCTTCGCCCACCGGCGGCTCTCGATCATCGATCTGGCTCACGGCCATCAGCCTATGGGGAACGAAGACGGCACCGTCTGGCTGGCGTACAACGGCGAGGTCTACAACTTCATGCCGCTGCGCGAGGAGCTTCTGGCGAAGGGCCATGTTTTCCAGACCCGTTGTGACACTGAAGTCATCATCCACCTTTACGAGGAAGAGGGTCCGGCCTGCGTCGAGCGGCTGAACGGCATGTTCGCCTTCGCGCTCTTCGACGAACAGAAGCAACAGGTCCTGCTGGCGCGGGACCGGGCCGGCATCAAACCCCTTTACTACAGTTTCGACGGCTCCGCCGTGCGTTTCGCCTCCGAAGCCAAGGCGCTGGTCCAGACGGCGCCGCGCCTGGTGAGCCCGGATCCCCGTTCCCTCGTTGATTTTTTCGCCCTCAGCGTCATCCAGGAGGGCCGCACTGCTTTTGAGGGCATCAGTGAACTGCTTCCTGCACATGTCCTCATCTGGGATACCAGGACCCAGCCGCGGACAACCCGCTACTGGCAGCCATCCTACGCGACCAAGACGACTCTCGCCGGCGAAGAGCTCACGGGGGCTGTCTCGGCGCTGCTCACTGAGGCTGTCGAAAGCCATCTCGTCAGCGACGTGCCGGTAGGCACTTACCTAAGCGGTGGCCTCGATTCCAGTGTGGTCTCCGCCATCGCTGACGATTACATCAACGGTCTCAACACCTTCTCCGCCGGATTCATCGGTGAGGAGAAGGTGGATGAGCGCGTCTATGCCCGGGAGATGGCAGCCAGCATCGGCTCGCGTCACCATGAGGTGGAGGTCGGCCCCGGAAACTTCCTGGGAAACCTGAGGAAGATCATCTGGCATATGGACGAGCCCACCCTCAGCCCCGGAGTCTATCCCTATTATTTCCTCTGTGGCCTCGTGGCCGATTCCGTCAAGGTGGTGCTGGGAGGGCAGGGTAGCGATGAGCTTTTCGGCGGCTATCCCCGCTATCGGATGGCGCTGCTGGAGAAGGACATGGCCGGCGCTTTTCATCACGGCAGGCTGGTCCGGCTGGCGGGGCTGCTTTCCGAATACAGGCACCGCTACGGGCTGGGTGGCCTCAAGAACGGTCTGAGGAGGTTGAACGCCGACGACGGCCGCCGCATCTATGAGATCGTCAGCGGCTTCCACCCGCGCCGTTTGCCGGGCCTGTTCACCGACGAGCTTAAGCAGAAGGTCGCCGGTTACGATCCCATGGGGGTCTTTTATGAGTCGCTCTCCGGGTGCGATTCGCCGGACCTGATCGACAACATGCTCTACAATGATTTCCACAACATGCTTCCCAGCATCCTCAGGACCGAGGACCGCATGAGTATGGCGCACTCGATAGAGTCACGTGTGCCCTTCCTCGATTACCGGCTGGTGGAGCTAGCCGCTTCGATCCCTTCGCAGCTGAAGGTGAGCGGCGACGAGCCCAAGCTGATATTGAAGGAAGCCGCTCGCGGCAAGGTGCCCGAAAGCATAATCACCCGGCGCAAGCAGGGTTTCTCGGCGCCGATCGACAGCTGGTTCATGGGAGCGCTGGGCGGTGAGGTGCGGGGATTCCTGCTCGATGGGCCGGCGGCCAACCGTGGCTACTTCGACCGCCGCTATGTTGATAAGGTCATAACTCGCGCCTTGGAGAAGAAGAAGGATATCTGGCGAGTCTGGTCAATGGTGACTTTTGAGATGTGGTGCCGGATATATGCCGACGGCGAGGGCCCCGAGAGTCCTTCTTAA
- the asnB gene encoding asparagine synthase (glutamine-hydrolyzing) codes for MSGIAGIFKPAGGAISEAELSRMADAIAHRGPDGRWQFIDGAAGFEFCFLQIPAPVSVPQPLRSEDGDIILVCDGRVYNYAELRSRLESKGHRFSGPSDCEVLIHLYQEDGDRFLDDVNGMYGLALWDSRKGRLLLARDRIGVKPLYYSHVSTGLLFGSEIKAILADPAVDRQVNFRAMSDFFGLSYIFDDETMFEGIMAVPPGCIYAVDAGGSRMIRYWDMDFVPDHPWDEATLAAEGLDILTRAVELEVDDVKPLGIHLSGGIDSSFITSLAAEIDRDRLITLSAGFREELYDERNFARRAAEKANVRHEEVEIFPATDTFMDTMMKVIWHVDEPTVSPGIHSFYILNEFTSEHVKVILGGQGSNELLAGYNRYILADIRDRFGKAIRHANPVAAYRCVSDTLDFFGAGPLKGMFFNVFQTPAQRALKIASTFTPQEKQRLFSAKLKSELGGYTTEQRYLNGYENAPASTVIDRMMYLDMKNMMPNMLRILDRTCAAFGIEARTPFLDHHFVEFAARCSDDAVLRGTESKYILKKMGEGILRHDTVYRDKSGFAAPVTPWLQGHLRRTARDIIFSERALSRGYFDEANLGAFVDRHEKTGVGVWQVWMLLIFELWNRTFIDKDTSSSRS; via the coding sequence GTGAGTGGGATAGCCGGTATTTTCAAGCCAGCGGGCGGAGCGATATCCGAAGCTGAGCTTTCGCGGATGGCCGATGCCATCGCCCACCGGGGGCCGGATGGCCGCTGGCAGTTCATCGACGGCGCCGCGGGATTCGAATTCTGTTTTCTGCAGATCCCGGCGCCGGTCTCGGTGCCACAGCCCCTTCGCAGCGAGGACGGCGATATCATTCTCGTATGCGACGGTCGCGTTTACAATTACGCCGAACTGCGTTCCCGGCTCGAGTCAAAGGGCCATCGTTTTTCCGGGCCAAGCGACTGCGAGGTGCTCATCCACCTTTATCAGGAGGATGGTGACCGCTTCCTCGACGACGTCAACGGCATGTACGGGCTGGCCCTTTGGGACTCCCGCAAAGGCCGCTTGCTGCTTGCCCGCGACCGCATCGGGGTCAAGCCGCTTTACTATTCTCACGTTTCCACGGGGCTGCTTTTCGGCTCCGAGATCAAGGCGATCCTGGCCGACCCGGCGGTAGACCGGCAGGTAAACTTCCGGGCCATGAGCGATTTTTTCGGCCTGTCATATATCTTTGACGACGAGACCATGTTCGAGGGAATAATGGCGGTGCCGCCTGGATGTATTTACGCCGTGGACGCCGGCGGCTCCCGGATGATCCGCTACTGGGATATGGACTTCGTACCCGACCACCCCTGGGATGAGGCCACCCTGGCCGCCGAAGGCCTGGATATCCTGACGAGGGCGGTCGAACTGGAAGTTGACGACGTGAAGCCGCTTGGCATCCATCTGAGCGGCGGCATCGATTCGAGTTTCATCACCTCGCTGGCGGCGGAGATAGACCGTGACCGGCTGATCACCCTTTCCGCCGGTTTCCGGGAAGAGCTGTACGACGAACGTAATTTTGCGCGCAGGGCGGCCGAGAAGGCGAACGTGCGCCATGAGGAAGTCGAGATCTTTCCCGCGACCGACACCTTCATGGACACCATGATGAAGGTGATCTGGCATGTGGACGAGCCGACGGTCAGCCCGGGCATCCATTCTTTTTATATCCTCAACGAATTCACCAGCGAGCATGTGAAGGTCATCCTGGGAGGCCAGGGAAGCAACGAGTTGCTGGCCGGCTATAACCGTTACATCCTCGCCGACATCCGCGACCGCTTCGGCAAGGCGATCCGCCATGCAAATCCCGTGGCTGCGTATCGCTGCGTCAGTGACACCCTCGATTTCTTCGGGGCGGGACCGCTGAAGGGAATGTTCTTCAACGTGTTCCAGACGCCGGCCCAGCGGGCGCTCAAGATCGCCAGCACTTTCACTCCCCAGGAGAAGCAGAGACTTTTCTCGGCGAAGCTCAAGTCCGAGCTGGGCGGATACACCACGGAACAGCGATATCTCAATGGCTATGAGAACGCGCCGGCGAGCACCGTCATCGACCGGATGATGTATCTGGACATGAAGAATATGATGCCCAACATGCTACGCATCCTTGACCGCACCTGTGCTGCCTTCGGCATAGAGGCCCGTACGCCCTTCCTCGACCATCACTTCGTCGAGTTCGCGGCCAGATGCTCCGACGACGCCGTGTTGCGCGGCACTGAATCCAAATATATCCTCAAGAAGATGGGGGAGGGCATCCTCCGGCACGACACCGTCTACCGGGACAAGTCAGGCTTCGCAGCGCCGGTGACACCCTGGCTCCAGGGGCACCTGAGGCGCACCGCCCGGGATATCATCTTCTCCGAACGGGCCCTGAGCCGCGGCTATTTCGACGAGGCCAACCTGGGCGCCTTCGTAGACCGGCACGAGAAAACGGGCGTCGGCGTCTGGCAGGTCTGGATGCTGCTCATCTTCGAGCTCTGGAACCGCACTTTCATCGACAAGGATACCTCCAGCTCGAGGTCGTGA
- a CDS encoding glycosyltransferase family 39 protein has translation MEPAEAGSVSRTGDKPGSKTFFTPGKILALLVFFAIALRLLAALARPMIQFDEATYARMAENIVNGLGPLDMMGESRVFFSPLLPYFIAGLSYLLGDYIISGYIVDSVFGGLLLVPVYLLGRELISARVGLMAAALAAVTPLLVDYTSRLYSESLYVFFLMLSIYFGWMMLNHYRALHGVLAGASLGMAYMANPSAVFLPVVFAILTLAVAIRRDAWKPLGKAFAIFVLVFAVFSGPYVLFLHSELGRWTYSGKDVAVNNFTSSHNLQYGTIEWDKEALALTDDFKETKIAEVQGGSDAVGSFLDPVKKLKVFLNLSKTFYYEVLPKVIPLWLLPLLGLGLFAIGWDRKRATRVGYLVLMMSPALLILTIYAHPRFFAAYLPPVLILVAIGWERLDDWGRDTAALSLGEASRERWRRLSPWLLGIAVLLPLLAFSAVTVVGQGYATGYRDAGKWLKENGGQGSRVMSRQDSGAYYAGGTEVVLPYADYGPTTAYSRLNGVDYLIISRQDIKDWRPGLAPLAGEASSHPEWRLVQTIGAGTSNETYVFRLSGEGEG, from the coding sequence ATGGAACCTGCCGAAGCGGGATCGGTGAGCCGTACCGGGGACAAGCCTGGAAGCAAGACTTTCTTCACTCCTGGGAAGATCCTTGCCCTGCTGGTCTTCTTCGCCATCGCCCTGCGTCTGCTCGCGGCCCTGGCGCGGCCGATGATCCAGTTCGACGAGGCTACTTACGCTCGTATGGCCGAGAACATCGTCAACGGCCTCGGCCCACTCGACATGATGGGCGAGAGCCGTGTCTTCTTCTCTCCGCTGCTGCCTTATTTCATCGCCGGACTCTCCTACCTGCTCGGTGACTACATCATCTCCGGCTACATCGTCGACAGCGTCTTCGGCGGCCTGCTGCTGGTGCCCGTATACCTGCTCGGCAGGGAACTCATCAGCGCCCGCGTGGGCCTTATGGCGGCGGCGCTGGCCGCGGTCACGCCACTGCTGGTTGATTATACCTCGCGGCTATATAGCGAAAGCCTGTACGTCTTCTTCCTGATGCTGTCGATCTATTTCGGCTGGATGATGCTGAACCACTACCGGGCTTTGCATGGCGTGCTCGCGGGCGCCTCGCTGGGGATGGCCTACATGGCCAATCCCTCGGCAGTCTTCCTGCCGGTTGTGTTTGCAATCCTGACTCTGGCGGTGGCGATCCGGAGGGACGCCTGGAAGCCACTCGGCAAGGCATTTGCGATATTCGTGCTTGTCTTCGCGGTCTTCAGCGGACCCTATGTCCTTTTCCTCCACAGCGAACTCGGCCGCTGGACCTACAGCGGCAAGGATGTGGCGGTTAACAATTTTACCTCCTCCCACAACCTGCAGTACGGCACCATCGAGTGGGACAAGGAGGCGCTGGCGCTCACGGATGACTTCAAGGAAACGAAGATCGCAGAGGTCCAGGGGGGCTCGGACGCCGTGGGCAGCTTCCTCGATCCGGTCAAAAAACTCAAGGTATTCCTCAATCTCTCAAAGACCTTTTACTACGAGGTGCTGCCAAAAGTGATCCCACTCTGGCTGCTGCCGCTACTCGGCCTGGGGCTCTTCGCGATCGGCTGGGACCGGAAGCGGGCAACGCGTGTCGGCTATCTGGTGCTGATGATGTCGCCAGCCCTGCTGATCCTGACGATCTATGCGCATCCGAGGTTCTTCGCCGCCTATCTGCCGCCGGTATTGATCCTGGTTGCGATCGGCTGGGAACGGCTTGACGACTGGGGGAGGGATACAGCGGCGCTCAGTCTCGGTGAGGCTTCGAGGGAACGCTGGCGGCGGCTTTCGCCGTGGCTGCTCGGCATCGCCGTCCTGCTGCCGCTGCTGGCTTTCAGCGCCGTCACAGTCGTTGGTCAGGGGTATGCCACCGGTTATCGTGACGCCGGAAAATGGCTCAAGGAGAACGGCGGCCAGGGGTCCAGGGTCATGAGCCGCCAGGATTCGGGAGCATATTATGCAGGGGGGACGGAAGTGGTCCTGCCCTACGCGGATTACGGGCCGACGACGGCCTATTCCCGGCTCAACGGCGTCGACTATCTCATCATCAGCCGCCAGGATATCAAGGACTGGAGGCCGGGACTGGCGCCACTTGCCGGGGAGGCATCGAGCCATCCCGAGTGGCGGCTGGTCCAGACAATCGGAGCCGGAACCAGCAACGAGACCTATGTTTTCAGACTTTCCGGGGAGGGTGAAGGTTAG
- a CDS encoding B12-binding domain-containing radical SAM protein, with protein sequence MKILFLYPNIARARSPQVGLSSLAGTLEREGHDCRIVDITFLEDHEVAGVYRRALEEYKPDLIGVSCRSTEWETAQAMLRMADPGVPVIAGGPHPTIAPEEVIADERVDMLVRGEGEESIIDLIDRIESGADLTDMPNLWIKKDGEIFRNDVRPLIQDMDELAMPRWDIWDERHFREHYQQVFSPDAKIFGDLETSRGCPYSCPYCLTPVMQKLYKGKGKYHREKSAKRIIAEVEKFIQDKNIDYVRFVDETFILNKKRLREFCEMYKEIHLPFSFSTRPETVSDEMMRLLADAGARAVSFGLESGNEQYRREMLNRRTKQQEVIDAVALAKKYDVKTFAFVMIGLPHETRELIQDTMELIHLLNPDIFQITIFYPFEGTPFYDYCLKEGLMTRDHERLTQIWKGSVLDQPGLPSDYLIRLRELMLAFATKRHELWPLMYFLEKHPIAFKAWSLSKRIRNRMMRSRRKPSWMSA encoded by the coding sequence ATGAAAATCCTGTTCCTGTATCCGAATATCGCACGGGCCCGTTCTCCCCAGGTTGGGTTGAGCTCGCTGGCAGGCACCCTCGAACGCGAGGGCCACGACTGCCGCATCGTCGACATCACCTTCCTGGAGGACCACGAGGTCGCCGGTGTCTATCGGCGCGCCCTGGAGGAATACAAGCCCGACCTTATCGGCGTCTCCTGCCGCAGCACCGAGTGGGAGACGGCGCAGGCGATGCTGCGCATGGCCGATCCCGGCGTGCCGGTTATAGCCGGAGGGCCGCATCCGACCATCGCCCCAGAGGAAGTCATCGCCGACGAGCGCGTCGACATGCTGGTGCGCGGCGAGGGCGAGGAGTCGATCATCGACCTGATCGACCGCATCGAGAGCGGCGCCGACCTGACCGACATGCCCAACCTCTGGATCAAGAAAGACGGCGAGATATTCCGCAACGACGTCCGGCCGCTGATCCAGGACATGGACGAGCTGGCCATGCCCCGCTGGGACATCTGGGACGAGCGCCACTTCCGCGAGCACTACCAGCAGGTGTTCAGCCCCGATGCCAAGATATTCGGCGACCTGGAGACTTCCCGCGGTTGCCCGTATTCCTGCCCCTATTGCCTGACCCCGGTCATGCAGAAGCTGTACAAGGGCAAGGGAAAGTACCACCGTGAGAAATCCGCCAAGCGAATCATCGCCGAGGTGGAGAAGTTCATCCAGGACAAGAACATCGATTACGTCCGCTTTGTGGACGAGACCTTCATCCTCAACAAGAAGCGCCTGCGCGAGTTCTGCGAGATGTACAAGGAGATCCACCTGCCCTTCTCGTTCAGCACCCGCCCCGAGACGGTGAGCGACGAGATGATGAGACTGCTTGCCGACGCCGGCGCCCGGGCCGTATCATTCGGGCTGGAATCGGGCAATGAGCAGTATCGCCGGGAGATGCTCAACCGCCGCACCAAACAGCAGGAAGTCATCGACGCCGTGGCCCTGGCCAAGAAATATGATGTGAAGACCTTCGCCTTCGTGATGATCGGGCTGCCCCATGAGACCCGCGAGCTTATCCAGGACACAATGGAACTCATCCATCTGCTCAACCCGGACATCTTCCAGATAACGATCTTTTATCCGTTCGAGGGAACGCCTTTCTACGATTATTGCCTGAAGGAAGGGCTGATGACCAGGGATCACGAGCGGCTCACCCAGATATGGAAAGGGTCGGTGCTCGACCAGCCCGGCCTGCCAAGCGACTACCTGATCAGACTACGTGAATTGATGCTGGCATTTGCAACAAAAAGACATGAACTGTGGCCGCTCATGTATTTTTTAGAGAAGCATCCCATTGCATTCAAAGCCTGGAGTCTCTCAAAGAGGATTCGCAATCGCATGATGCGCAGCCGACGGAAACCATCATGGATGAGCGCCTGA
- a CDS encoding right-handed parallel beta-helix repeat-containing protein, translating to MKALVNCVSATLKYLFSAVLMMGGVFFWGFGSMPAGSAETEEKLYVLDDSTGGNCTQIGIWNEPLKTCTLTTDLNDVEIYIDSNYITLDGNGHTLTLNKFFVSTSNDAVTITRVTGVTVKNFIFQNYHYGVNLLYANNNIVTDNVVINVEGAGISLTGAHNNVLTNNNIRNNGADTGFCIGYTSTHNYIAGNTVTDFQRGIYIHDFGDGNTITGNTLTNNRNAITLYDSDSYNVITDNEISTDKVLPDPIPPIIPTIDAAIYLHGQSHHNSISGNTISGTNNGIYFDGAGTNEVYQNNFMGIAEFQISASGGMNNVFNLPSGGGGNYWREYDEPSEGCIDLNIDGFCDSAFAFPGGQDSHPFTSQNSWDCASPSLSLSLTSVYWENLADYQNRELSLDWQITNTGGTLAKNVNLVANYHGAGVMTTTQFPYGVGNIAASNGSKIATTKALVPMDVSSFRSWVYAKSQDSCDIQYYYPGLPPEV from the coding sequence GTGAAAGCATTGGTCAATTGTGTCTCAGCAACGCTGAAGTATTTATTCAGTGCAGTCTTAATGATGGGTGGAGTATTTTTTTGGGGATTTGGCAGCATGCCTGCAGGATCAGCTGAAACCGAGGAAAAATTATACGTTCTTGATGACTCCACTGGAGGCAATTGCACACAGATCGGAATCTGGAATGAGCCACTCAAGACCTGCACGCTGACGACTGACTTAAATGACGTTGAGATATATATTGACAGCAACTACATCACGCTTGATGGAAATGGACATACACTCACGTTAAATAAGTTTTTTGTTTCTACAAGCAATGACGCCGTGACCATCACGCGAGTTACCGGCGTAACAGTTAAAAACTTCATCTTTCAAAATTATCATTATGGCGTCAACCTCCTTTATGCCAATAACAATATAGTCACCGACAACGTCGTGATTAATGTCGAAGGTGCAGGAATATCTCTCACTGGCGCCCACAACAACGTGCTCACAAACAATAATATAAGGAATAATGGCGCCGACACCGGCTTCTGTATCGGCTACACAAGTACGCATAACTATATCGCCGGCAATACTGTGACTGATTTCCAACGAGGAATCTACATTCACGACTTCGGTGATGGCAACACAATCACCGGTAATACCTTAACCAATAACCGTAATGCGATAACTCTTTATGATTCCGACAGTTACAACGTAATCACAGACAATGAGATCTCTACTGATAAAGTACTTCCGGATCCGATACCTCCTATTATTCCTACCATTGATGCAGCGATCTACCTTCATGGGCAAAGCCACCATAACAGCATCTCGGGGAATACGATTTCGGGAACGAACAATGGTATTTACTTTGATGGCGCCGGCACGAATGAGGTGTATCAAAATAATTTTATGGGAATTGCTGAATTCCAGATTAGCGCATCAGGCGGCATGAATAATGTATTTAATCTGCCGTCTGGCGGTGGCGGCAACTACTGGAGAGAATATGACGAGCCGAGCGAAGGTTGCATCGATTTGAATATTGATGGTTTCTGCGATTCAGCCTTTGCTTTCCCAGGTGGGCAGGATTCCCATCCGTTCACCAGTCAGAACAGCTGGGATTGCGCTAGTCCGTCCCTGAGCCTCTCACTGACTTCAGTTTACTGGGAAAATCTAGCCGACTATCAAAACCGTGAACTTTCACTCGACTGGCAAATAACAAATACCGGAGGCACCCTGGCAAAGAATGTGAATCTGGTCGCTAATTATCATGGCGCTGGCGTTATGACTACTACTCAATTTCCATATGGCGTAGGAAATATCGCGGCATCAAATGGCTCGAAAATAGCGACGACCAAAGCCCTGGTTCCAATGGATGTGAGTTCATTTCGCAGCTGGGTCTACGCGAAATCCCAGGATTCCTGCGACATCCAATACTACTATCCGGGTCTTCCGCCAGAAGTATAA